A window from Engraulis encrasicolus isolate BLACKSEA-1 chromosome 13, IST_EnEncr_1.0, whole genome shotgun sequence encodes these proteins:
- the zic2a gene encoding zinc finger protein ZIC 2a → MLLDAGHQFPGLGVGTFARHHSASEMQDRDLTLAQNSFVDTAAHMGAFKLNHDLSPGQSSAFTSQAPGYPAAALGAHAAHVTSYASSPFNSTRDFLFRSRGFGESSPASSQHAIFGPTAGSLHHSHTDSQGHILFPGIHDQHGSHSSPNVLNSQMRLGLPGEVFGRSDQYHQVSSPRTDPYSAAQLHNQYGSMNMNMGMNMAAHHHHPGAFFRYMRQQCIKQELICKWIDPEQLSNPKKSCNKTFSTMHELVTHVSVEHVGGPEQTNHICFWEDCARESKPFKAKYKLVNHIRVHTGEKPFPCPFPGCGKVFARSENLKIHKRTHTGEKPFQCEFEGCDRRFANSSDRKKHMHVHTSDKPYLCKMCDKSYTHPSSLRKHMKVHESTPTASDSSPAASSGYESSTPPGLVSPSTETQSNNNLSPASAVHNNNGHSHSHSSLSSNFSEWYV, encoded by the exons ATGTTACTGGACGCTGGTCACCAGTTCCCTGGGCTGGGAGTTGGCACGTTTGCAAGGCACCATTCAGCAAGCGAAATGCAGGACAGAGACTTGACTTTAGCACAAAATAGCTTTGTCGACACGGCGGCACACATGGGCGCTTTCAAGCTGAACCACGATCTCTCCCCCGGACAGAGCTCAGCGTTCACTTCGCAGGCTCCAGGTTACCCCGCTGCGGCTCTCGGTGCGCATGCCGCACATGTCACATCGTACGCCAGCTCGCCTTTTAACTCCACAAGGGACTTTCTGTTTCGCAGCCGGGGTTTCGGAGAGTCGTCGCCGGCCAGCAGTCAGCATGCAATATTTGGCCCCACAGCTGGGTCACTGCATCACTCCCATACAGACAGTCAGGGTCACATTTTGTTCCCCGGGATCCACGACCAGCATGGCTCTCACAGCTCGCCAAACGTCTTGAACAGCCAGATGCGGCTTGGACTACCAGGGGAAGTTTTCGGGCGATCCGATCAATACCACCAGGTCTCCAGCCCGAGGACCGACCCCTACTCGGCCGCCCAACTGCACAACCAGTATGGTTCTATGAATATGAACATGGGCATGAACATGGcagcccatcaccaccaccccggTGCCTTCTTTCGCTACATGAGGCAGCAATGCATCAAGCAAGAGCTCATCTGCAAGTGGATCGACCCCGAGCAGCTCAGCAACCCCAAGAAGAGTTGCAATAAAACTTTCAGTACCATGCACGAGTTGGTCACCCACGTCTCCGTGGAGCACGTCGGGGGGCCGGAGCAGACCAACCACATCTGCTTCTGGGAGGACTGCGCCAGAGAAAGCAAACCCTTTAAAGCCAAATACAAGTTAGTCAACCACATTCGAGTGCATACGGGCGAAAAACCCTTCCCCTGCCCCTTTCCTGGGTGTGGAAAGGTCTTCGCACGGTCGGAAAACCTGAAGATTCACAAGAGAACGCACACAG GTGAGAAACCATTCCAGTGTGAATTTGAGGGCTGCGACCGGCGCTTCGCGAACAGCAGCGACCGAAAGAAGCACATGCACGTTCACACCTCCGACAAGCCTTATCTTTGCAAGATGTGCGACAAGTCCTACACTCATCCCAGCTCACTTCGAAAGCACATGAAG GTTCATGAATCCACACCAACCGCATCAGACTCGTCGCCCGCAGCAAGTTCCGGTTATGAGTCCTCCACACCCCCCGGCCTGGTGTCCCCCTCCACCGAGACGCAAAGCAACAACAATCTGTCTCCTGCGTCAGCGGTGCACAACAACAAcggccacagccacagtcacagcAGTCTATCGTCCAATTTCAGTGAGTGGTATGTGTAG
- the zic5 gene encoding zinc finger protein ZIC 5: MEPPLSKRNSAIRLADLAATQPLPHQNMTGFPGIGGHHPHSHHAHLHPGEMGNDPGVALTPFGPEHMAQTNALKLSPSQHIQSHPEAQTAASFTASQTTVGFPVAHPHSGYTTSRDYILRRELSASAMHALGDQHSSASSPHHHGMFISPTGAYGHTEGSAHPLFTGLHDQASPGAHHHALNGQMRLGLPGDIYGRPEHFGHRPEHYGPSSLHSYNSMNLNVNIASAPHGATGAFLRYMRQPIKQELICKWIDQEQTSKKPCSKTFSTMHELVNHVTVEHVGGPEQSSHVCFWEECPREGKAFKAKYKLINHIRVHTGEKPFPCPFPGCGKVFARSENLKIHKRTHTGEKPFKCEFDGCDRKFANSSDRKKHSHVHTSDKPYYCKVRGCDKSYTHPSSLRKHMKVHCKSPPPPSANSGSTYHSSSTTLGDPLSESHRSRSANLSPQVTNLNEWYVCQGSGGPNNNLHTPSSDVPTSDSEDEDSYRHTDPRTML; encoded by the exons ATGGAGCCCCCTTTGAGCAAGAGGAATTCGGCGATAAGATTAGCGGATTTGGCAGCGACTCAACCCCTTCCTCATCAGAATATGACAGGCTTCCCGGGGATAGGGGGGCATCACCCTCACTCCCACCATGCCCACCTCCACCCTGGGGAGATGGGCAACGACCCCGGAGTGGCTCTCACTCCATTTGGACCCGAGCACATGGCACAGACAAATGCTCTCAAACTTAGTCCATCTCAGCACATTCAAAGCCATCCCGAAGCCCAGACCGCGGCATCTTTCACTGCTTCTCAGACCACAGTTGGTTTCCCCGTGGCTCACCCCCACTCAGGCTACACAACCAGCAGGGACTACATCCTCAGGAGAGAGCTCTCAGCCTCTGCTATGCATGCACTTGGCGACCAGCATAGTTCCGCCTCCTCCCCTCATCACCATGGCATGTTCATTTCCCCAACAGGTGCTTATGGGCACACGGAAGGTAGTGCCCATCCACTTTTTACTGGACTTCACGACCAAGCGTCCCCAGGTGCCCACCACCATGCTCTCAATGGGCAGATGCGCTTGGGTCTACCGGGGGACATCTACGGCAGGCCAGAACACTTCGGCCACAGGCCCGAACACTATGGACCGTCTTCACTCCACAGCTACAACTCCATGAACTTAAATGTGAACATCGCTTCTGCTCCTCATGGAGCCACGGGGGCGTTTTTGAGGTACATGAGGCAGCCCATCAAGCAAGAGCTCATCTGCAAATGGATTGACCAGGAGCAAACTTCAAAGAAGCCCTGCTCCAAAACTTTCAGCACCATGCACGAGCTGGTGAACCATGTCACCGTGGAGCACGTCGGGGGACCGGAGCAGAGCTCCCACGTCTGCTTCTGGGAGGAATGTCCGCGCGAGGGAAAGGCTTTTAAGGCAAAGTACAAACTGATCAATCACATTCGCGTGCACACGGGAGAAAAGCCCTTCCCTTGCCCGTTCCCCGGCTGTGGAAAAGTGTTTGCGCGCTCGGAAAACCTCAAAATCCACAAGAGGACGCATACAG GGGAGAAGCCCTTCAAATGTGAATTCGACGGCTGTGACAGGAAATTTGCCAATAGTAGTGACAGGAAGAAGCACTCGCACGTCCACACGAGTGACAAGCCTTACTATTGCAAAGTCAGGGGATGTGACAAGTCGTACACACACCCCAGCTCCTTGCGGAAACACATGAAGGTCCACTGCAAGTCCCCTCCGCCCCCCTCTGCCAACTCGGGCTCCACGTACCACTCATCGTCCACCACTCTCGGAGACCCCCTCTCCGAATCCCACAGGAGTCGGTCGGCTAACCTCTCGCCTCAGGTTACCAACCTCAATGAGTGGTACGTGTGCCAAGGGAGCGGTGGCCCCAACAACAATCTCCACACACCTTCAAGTGATGTGCCAACGTCAGATTCGGAAGATGAGGACTCGTACAGACATACAGACCCAAGGACAATGCTctag